The following proteins are co-located in the Megalobrama amblycephala isolate DHTTF-2021 linkage group LG12, ASM1881202v1, whole genome shotgun sequence genome:
- the rho gene encoding rhodopsin yields MNGTEGPFFYVPMSNETGVVRSPYDYPQYYLAEPWAFACLAAYMFFLIITGFPINFLTLYVTLEHKKLRTPLNYSLLNLAVADLFMVFGGFTTTMYTSLHGYFVFGRLGCNLEGFFATLGGEMALWSIVTLAIERWLVVCKPISNFRFGENHAIIGVVFTWCMACSCAVPPLLGWSRYIPEGMQCSCGIDYYTRAEGFNNESFVIYMFLVHALIPFVVIFFCYGRLVCAVKDAAAQQQESETTQRAEREVTRMVILMGFAYLICWTPYASTAWYIFTHKGSSFGPIFMTIPAFFAKTSAVYNPVIYICMNKQFRHCMITTLCCGKNPFEEEEGASTTASKTEASSVSSVAPA; encoded by the coding sequence ATGAATGGTACAGAGGGACCGTTCTTCTACGTGCCTATGTCCAATGAGACTGGCGTTGTTAGGAGCCCGTACGATTATCCCCAGTACTACCTGGCGGAACCATGGGCGTTTGCCTGCCTGGCTGCTTACATGTTCTTCCTCATTATCACCGGCTTCCCCATCAATTTCCTCACTCTGTATGTCACCCTCGAGCACAAGAAGCTGCGTACACCCCTCAACTACAGTCTGCTGAACCTCGCCGTTGCCGACCTCTTCATGGTGTTCGGTGGCTTCACCACAACGATGTACACCTCGTTGCATGGCTACTTCGTGTTCGGACGCCTCGGCTGCAACCTCGAAGGCTTCTTCGCGACCCTGGGTGGTGAAATGGCACTCTGGTCCATTGTCACGCTGGCCATCGAGAGGTGGCTCGTCGTCTGTAAGCCCATCAGCAACTTCCGCTTCGGGGAGAACCACGCCATCATCGGCGTCGTCTTCACATGGTGCATGGCCTGCTCCTGCGCCGTGCCTCCCCTACTCGGCTGGTCCCGTTACATCCCCGAGGGCATGCAGTGCTCATGCGGAATCGACTATTACACTCGTGCCGAGGGCTTCAACAACGAGTCCTTCGTCATCTACATGTTTCTTGTCCATGCCCTCATTCCCTTCGTTGTGATCTTCTTCTGCTATGGTCGTCTCGTCTGCGCCGTCAAAGATGCCGCTGCCCAGCAGCAGGAGTCCGAGACCACGCAGAGGGCTGAGCGCGAGGTCACCCGCATGGTCATCCTCATGGGCTTCGCCTACTTGATTTGTTGGACCCCCTATGCCAGTACGGCCTGGTACATCTTCACCCACAAGGGAAGCAGTTTTGGGCCTATCTTCATGACAATACCAGCTTTCTTTGCCAAGACCTCTGCCGTCTACAACCCGGTCATCTACATCTGCATGAACAAGCAGTTCCGTCACTGCATGATCACCACCCTGTGCTGCGGCAAGAACCCCTTCGAGGAGGAAGAGGGCGCCTCCACTACCGCGTCCAAGACCGAGGCTTCGTCCGTGTCTTCCGTGGCCCCGGCGTAA